In a single window of the Candidatus Zixiibacteriota bacterium genome:
- a CDS encoding secondary thiamine-phosphate synthase enzyme YjbQ — METYTVETHQREELVDVTPLLQRAIEQSRVESGMVYCLVPHTTAGITINENADPDVRRDILYKLNKEIPQSDGYHHGEGNSDAHIKSSLMGCTLQVLFENKRLVLGTWQGVYFCEFDGPRRRKLIIKVIPVG, encoded by the coding sequence ATGGAAACATATACGGTGGAGACTCATCAGAGGGAAGAACTGGTCGATGTTACTCCCCTGCTGCAGCGGGCCATTGAGCAGAGTAGGGTCGAGTCGGGTATGGTTTACTGCCTCGTTCCCCATACGACTGCCGGCATCACCATTAATGAGAACGCCGACCCCGATGTTAGGCGCGATATCCTTTACAAACTCAACAAGGAAATACCCCAGAGCGATGGCTATCATCACGGTGAAGGCAACTCCGACGCGCACATCAAATCATCCCTGATGGGCTGTACCCTTCAGGTTCTCTTCGAGAATAAGAGGCTGGTTCTGGGTACCTGGCAGGGAGTGTACTTTTGTGAGTTCGATGGACCACGGCGGCGGAAGTTGATTATCAAGGTTATTCCAGTTGGTTAA
- a CDS encoding T9SS type A sorting domain-containing protein, translating to MKFLIGLISVIAALTTVTVAQTIGDERLPVYLEQDSIYTEVKLPFVTQSAGLSFDGTFPSYGAIHHTSKFAASVSSQGILGAPFIDPATDELALGFEFPYGSGIDYMCRGGLWIGGLIGSDTLVSVANCTEIEIADGVPSIYNLNEMFPPTAYTSMQAIDPFGSDTGSCFRALFVDTFTYGLPNLNPPASDIQHVPMNLSIVQKSYSRNDYPYRNIMLLDYIITNIGQSQIREVYIGLYVDGDVSDSDDDLAGSFRDLSTAYIFDSDANLVNTSFSPTSPTAAMGTRPVMVYPPVTDTNFNWWGSYFPVDFGPRQEPTELEPYRDFGDGLIGTPTGDGNKYYIMSHPEWDYDQVMTALVPFGDDEWVDPDIFQAMDYANGKDARFLLSVGPVDIMPDSAIRVVFGLFAGELVHIDPSNIYRLAEGDYAGYYDGLFFDVFRANAERAWWFAQEALDPALPPTGLTATILSNDEFMISWDRWVLPDVSGYNLTLIDPSNSSSVLFVPAGENSITISDVEPGATYVVTVSHVGDFGQGQTSPPITVQMPVISVVPAPVTFETEIVTYSFGASAVAFCWIDSGSDDIHHYNIYKSTATEGAPATPTLYASVLYPSTCYADTVPVDGALYYVTAVTQTGAESPFSAALQAAEIHTKTAELRQNYPNPFNASTSIYYQLDSPGSASLEVFNILGQSVRKLVDGETQPAGLYHVVWDGTDESGQIVSSGMYFYRLVTDGQTVCRKMVLLK from the coding sequence GTGAAGTTCCTGATAGGGTTAATCTCGGTCATTGCGGCACTCACGACCGTCACGGTCGCGCAAACCATTGGTGATGAAAGGTTGCCGGTCTACCTTGAGCAGGACAGCATTTATACCGAAGTCAAATTACCGTTCGTAACACAAAGCGCGGGGTTGTCGTTCGACGGTACGTTTCCGTCCTACGGCGCGATTCACCATACCTCCAAATTTGCGGCATCCGTCTCCAGCCAGGGAATTCTCGGCGCGCCGTTCATCGACCCGGCGACTGATGAACTGGCTTTGGGCTTCGAATTTCCTTACGGCTCGGGCATAGATTACATGTGCCGGGGAGGGCTCTGGATCGGAGGCCTCATTGGCAGCGATACACTAGTGTCCGTTGCCAATTGCACGGAGATCGAGATCGCCGACGGTGTTCCCAGTATCTACAACTTAAATGAGATGTTCCCCCCCACCGCGTATACATCCATGCAAGCCATTGACCCGTTTGGCTCTGATACCGGCAGCTGCTTCCGCGCACTATTCGTGGACACCTTCACTTACGGACTCCCCAATCTGAACCCCCCTGCATCCGATATACAGCATGTACCCATGAATCTCTCCATAGTGCAGAAGTCTTATTCCAGAAACGACTATCCTTACCGAAACATAATGCTTCTCGACTATATCATCACAAATATCGGGCAGTCTCAGATACGGGAGGTCTATATTGGCCTGTATGTTGATGGTGATGTATCTGACTCCGATGACGACCTCGCCGGGTCATTTCGTGATTTGAGCACCGCTTATATTTTTGACAGTGACGCCAATCTGGTCAATACGTCGTTCTCACCTACAAGCCCTACGGCGGCGATGGGCACACGGCCCGTCATGGTATATCCGCCAGTGACTGACACGAATTTCAACTGGTGGGGGAGCTATTTCCCTGTCGACTTCGGCCCGCGACAAGAGCCTACCGAACTGGAGCCATATCGAGATTTCGGGGATGGGTTGATTGGCACACCGACCGGAGACGGCAATAAATACTATATCATGAGTCATCCGGAGTGGGACTATGACCAGGTTATGACGGCCCTGGTTCCGTTTGGCGACGATGAGTGGGTGGATCCGGATATTTTTCAGGCCATGGATTATGCCAACGGCAAAGACGCGCGTTTTCTGCTATCGGTCGGACCGGTGGATATCATGCCCGACAGCGCCATTAGAGTAGTGTTCGGTCTGTTTGCCGGTGAGCTTGTCCATATCGATCCGAGCAATATCTATCGTCTTGCCGAGGGTGATTATGCCGGATATTACGATGGATTGTTCTTTGATGTTTTTCGCGCCAACGCCGAGCGTGCCTGGTGGTTCGCGCAGGAAGCGCTTGATCCTGCTTTGCCGCCTACCGGCTTGACGGCAACTATTTTGAGTAATGACGAATTCATGATAAGCTGGGACCGCTGGGTTCTACCCGACGTATCGGGGTATAACCTGACTCTAATTGACCCATCGAATTCGAGTAGTGTCCTATTTGTCCCGGCCGGTGAGAATTCCATAACAATTTCAGATGTCGAACCCGGAGCGACATATGTCGTCACGGTAAGCCACGTGGGTGATTTCGGCCAGGGGCAGACTAGTCCGCCAATCACCGTCCAGATGCCCGTTATAAGTGTCGTGCCTGCGCCGGTGACTTTCGAGACCGAGATCGTTACTTACTCGTTCGGAGCATCGGCGGTAGCGTTCTGCTGGATTGATTCCGGCAGTGATGATATCCACCATTACAATATCTATAAGTCGACAGCGACAGAAGGTGCTCCGGCGACACCGACATTGTACGCAAGCGTACTCTATCCATCCACCTGTTATGCTGACACGGTGCCTGTCGACGGCGCATTATACTATGTAACCGCTGTCACTCAAACCGGCGCGGAGTCGCCCTTCTCAGCGGCTTTGCAGGCAGCGGAAATACACACGAAGACGGCTGAGTTGAGGCAGAATTACCCCAACCCATTTAACGCCAGCACCAGCATTTACTACCAACTCGACAGTCCGGGCTCGGCAAGTTTGGAGGTGTTTAATATTCTCGGACAATCTGTGCGCAAGCTCGTGGACGGAGAAACACAACCAGCCGGGCTATACCATGTTGTCTGGGACGGGACCGACGAAAGCGGACAGATCGTATCGTCGGGGATGTACTTCTACCGCCTGGTCACCGACGGGCAGACAGTCTGCCGCAAGATGGTGCTGCTGAAATGA
- the ftsY gene encoding signal recognition particle-docking protein FtsY, translated as MFNSFEKLKLSLTKTKDNILGKISRVVLRRQIDDDLLDEIEEILIEADVGVAATQRLIESVRDKAREQHLTEGEDIIRLLKEEITGILVREESPSPVHTSAKPEVWLIVGVNGVGKTTTIGKLATSFSSEGKKVIIAACDTFRAAAIDQIAIWAERSNVDIIKSQSGSDPASVAFDAAKAAVARRADMLLVDTAGRLHTKANLMEELKKIKRVINKAAPDSPVYSKLIIDGSTGQNAISQVKIFTDAVGCDGIIVTKLDGTAKGGVMIAVAQELGVPVDFIGLGEGIDDLQRFDARQFAEALFS; from the coding sequence ATGTTCAATTCGTTCGAGAAACTGAAGCTGTCGCTTACCAAGACCAAAGACAATATTCTTGGGAAAATCTCACGGGTCGTGTTGCGTCGACAAATCGACGATGATCTGCTGGACGAGATCGAGGAAATTCTTATCGAAGCCGATGTCGGCGTGGCCGCCACTCAGCGTCTGATCGAAAGCGTCAGAGACAAAGCCCGCGAGCAGCATCTTACCGAGGGTGAAGACATAATCCGGCTACTGAAAGAGGAGATAACCGGCATACTTGTGCGTGAAGAGTCCCCCTCCCCTGTTCACACGAGCGCAAAACCGGAAGTCTGGCTTATTGTCGGGGTGAACGGGGTGGGCAAGACGACCACCATCGGGAAACTGGCCACCAGTTTTTCATCGGAAGGCAAGAAGGTCATAATTGCGGCGTGTGATACTTTCAGGGCCGCGGCGATTGACCAGATCGCCATATGGGCCGAGCGCAGCAATGTTGACATAATCAAATCTCAGTCCGGTTCCGACCCGGCATCGGTGGCCTTCGATGCCGCCAAAGCGGCTGTCGCCCGCCGCGCGGATATGTTGCTGGTCGATACAGCCGGTCGCCTTCACACGAAAGCCAATCTCATGGAAGAGTTGAAGAAGATTAAACGGGTGATTAACAAGGCCGCTCCGGATTCCCCCGTTTACAGCAAGCTTATTATCGATGGTTCGACCGGCCAGAACGCCATATCGCAGGTTAAGATCTTCACCGACGCAGTCGGATGCGACGGAATTATCGTTACCAAACTCGATGGTACCGCCAAAGGCGGAGTCATGATTGCGGTTGCGCAAGAGCTCGGTGTTCCCGTAGATTTTATAGGACTGGGTGAAGGTATAGATGACCTTCAAAGATTCGATGCCAGACAATTCGCGGAGGCGTTGTTTTCCTGA
- the smc gene encoding chromosome segregation protein SMC: protein MYLKKLDIVGFKSFANKTTIHFSPGITAIVGPNGCGKTNILDALRWVLGEQKVTMLRGSKMEEVIFNGTREIKPLGMSEVTISLVNNRGVLPTEYTEVQITRRLFRSGESEYLLNKVPCRLKDITELFYDTGVGAHSYSVIQQDMIEAVISDKAEERRFLFEEAAGITKYKQRKRAALRKLEATENDFLRLNDICSEVKTQVNSLRRQQKKAERYQQIADEIKAWELYLSSNRVRNIDREIRELKARRDQLNNQLVEKSTATDSLSSNLEGHRRQQIDIEHELTKVGNEIYEISDRAHNLEKDISVHREKKSNARLLIERNHNEITALEKRAELLVEQQREAEALLVSQKQDLGAIETELKQAEAAQADADSKLLSARSGKERENELLIQLEGQLSSGKTEDDTLRTQIEELTDSVAATEESLKQANVERESVVRRVAAQQSAVAEIEEQRRLREQENSQLGEKLKNLLEQTEEHSAEISNLQASIEACQARKNLLEEMMLHYEGYESGVKAAMDERSRWPGIYGTVAEKFVPVEGLEIAVEAALGEMARFLICDKRATGESIINYLKSANKGRIGVLVPDSGTITPAVKRPELEMPEFIGWLDNLVTTEDHLRPLMQAVLARTAVFKAGFNPDEILRRLPYGFQAVSDRGDVYSKNIISGGSHEQLQLFRRREKVSEQEQMIVQLEQSLNELSLKKNRTTAEIAQVRSDLSKLADQLDSLGEDIESARSQLHELEYELRSLDTEKARLDKEKKGLADKLDKIAHRQYTLGLDFNQLTSRRKELAASIAESSQRLSELEKEANVAQQRLASLQVKQVESRSRIDQTESKQKHLAELQDNITSTIEIKTQEIENAKQQIVTSDESIGRLETELKQTFEKRQEANSRQTELRASQGEILDKVSVIESQIKQVRSERETISEEMHRLDIRLNTIEAELGSIGERIREEYDVDIKAVDAPSPDETVPEEEARKLLTERKERLKSFGAVNLLALEEYKTASERKDFLEAQLSDLSTAKEDLHSTITKINQTARQLFLDTFNQVRLNFKSLFVELFTGGEADIFLRDPSDPLESDIEIIARPRGKKLLAITMMSGGERALTAISLLFSLYLVKPSPFCILDEIDAPLDDANCHRFLRIIRKFSEQTQFIIITHNKISMEAANNLYGVTMEQFGVSKIVAVKFTDGDEAESSADIVATDEEVEVDADSEPGNGHSKAIQPETAPDNLEDVPQRVIERLNRPIGTPSSSEDQQD from the coding sequence GTGTACCTTAAGAAATTAGATATAGTCGGCTTTAAGTCTTTTGCCAATAAAACCACGATTCATTTTTCTCCCGGAATAACGGCCATTGTAGGTCCGAACGGCTGCGGCAAGACAAATATACTTGATGCCCTTCGCTGGGTTCTCGGCGAACAGAAAGTGACCATGCTGCGCGGCAGCAAGATGGAAGAAGTCATTTTCAACGGAACGCGCGAGATAAAACCGCTGGGAATGTCCGAGGTCACGATATCGCTGGTCAACAACCGCGGGGTGCTTCCGACAGAGTATACCGAAGTACAGATTACGCGCCGGCTTTTCCGCAGCGGCGAGTCCGAATACCTGCTCAACAAGGTGCCTTGTCGCTTAAAGGACATAACCGAGCTCTTCTATGATACCGGTGTCGGGGCGCACTCCTATTCCGTAATTCAGCAGGACATGATCGAAGCCGTCATCTCGGACAAAGCCGAGGAAAGAAGATTTCTGTTTGAAGAAGCGGCCGGGATTACCAAGTACAAGCAGCGCAAACGTGCCGCGCTGCGCAAACTCGAAGCGACAGAGAATGATTTCCTTCGTCTCAATGACATTTGTTCCGAGGTCAAAACACAGGTCAACTCTCTTCGCCGGCAGCAGAAAAAGGCCGAACGCTATCAGCAGATTGCCGACGAGATCAAGGCCTGGGAACTTTATCTCAGTTCGAACCGTGTCCGCAACATTGACAGGGAGATTAGAGAACTGAAGGCCAGGCGGGACCAGCTCAACAATCAGCTGGTGGAGAAGAGTACCGCCACCGACAGCCTCTCCTCCAATCTCGAAGGCCACCGCAGGCAACAAATCGATATTGAGCATGAGCTGACGAAGGTCGGTAACGAAATCTATGAAATTTCGGACAGGGCGCACAATCTTGAAAAGGATATCTCCGTTCATCGGGAGAAGAAATCGAATGCCCGGTTATTGATAGAGCGAAACCACAACGAAATTACCGCCCTCGAGAAACGCGCCGAGCTTCTGGTCGAGCAACAGAGAGAGGCCGAAGCGCTGTTAGTGTCACAGAAACAGGACCTCGGGGCGATCGAAACAGAATTGAAGCAGGCTGAGGCGGCGCAAGCCGACGCTGACAGCAAACTTCTGTCGGCCAGGTCGGGCAAGGAACGCGAAAATGAGTTGCTGATCCAGCTTGAAGGCCAGTTGTCTTCGGGCAAAACGGAAGATGATACTCTCCGTACTCAGATTGAGGAGCTCACTGATAGTGTCGCGGCCACTGAAGAGTCGCTCAAGCAGGCCAATGTCGAACGCGAAAGTGTCGTCAGGCGTGTCGCAGCGCAGCAGAGCGCGGTCGCCGAGATCGAAGAGCAGCGTCGACTTCGCGAACAAGAAAACTCACAGCTCGGTGAGAAGCTCAAGAATCTACTCGAGCAGACTGAGGAGCACTCGGCAGAAATATCAAATCTACAGGCGTCTATCGAGGCATGCCAGGCACGCAAGAATCTGCTCGAAGAAATGATGCTCCATTACGAGGGCTATGAATCCGGAGTCAAGGCCGCCATGGATGAGCGGAGCCGCTGGCCCGGCATTTACGGCACGGTGGCCGAAAAGTTCGTGCCGGTAGAAGGTCTCGAAATCGCGGTTGAGGCGGCGCTGGGCGAGATGGCGCGATTTCTCATCTGCGATAAGCGCGCCACCGGTGAATCCATAATAAACTATCTCAAGTCCGCCAACAAGGGACGCATCGGCGTTTTGGTTCCCGACAGCGGAACGATCACCCCGGCGGTGAAACGTCCCGAGCTCGAAATGCCGGAGTTTATCGGCTGGCTTGACAATCTCGTTACCACCGAAGATCATCTCCGCCCGCTCATGCAGGCGGTCCTCGCGCGCACCGCGGTCTTCAAAGCCGGGTTCAACCCCGACGAAATTCTGCGGCGTCTCCCCTACGGTTTTCAGGCAGTGTCGGATCGCGGTGATGTATACAGCAAGAACATCATTTCCGGAGGCTCTCACGAACAGCTTCAGCTTTTCCGTCGCCGGGAAAAAGTGAGCGAACAGGAACAGATGATAGTGCAGCTCGAACAAAGCCTGAACGAGCTTAGCCTGAAGAAGAACAGAACCACCGCGGAGATCGCGCAGGTGAGGTCCGACCTCAGCAAGCTTGCCGACCAGCTTGACTCCCTTGGCGAGGACATAGAGTCCGCCCGCTCACAACTTCATGAACTCGAATACGAGTTGCGCAGTCTGGACACCGAAAAGGCACGCCTGGACAAGGAGAAAAAAGGCCTTGCGGACAAGCTGGACAAGATCGCGCACCGTCAGTATACCCTCGGCCTGGATTTCAATCAGCTTACCAGTCGCCGCAAGGAACTCGCGGCGAGCATCGCCGAGTCATCACAGCGCCTTTCGGAACTTGAAAAGGAAGCCAACGTCGCCCAGCAGCGTTTGGCAAGCCTCCAGGTCAAGCAGGTAGAGTCGCGCTCCAGGATAGACCAGACCGAGAGCAAGCAGAAACATCTTGCGGAACTGCAGGATAACATTACATCGACAATCGAGATCAAGACTCAGGAGATCGAAAACGCCAAACAACAGATCGTCACATCCGATGAAAGCATCGGCCGGCTGGAAACCGAACTGAAGCAGACTTTCGAAAAGCGACAGGAAGCTAATTCCCGTCAGACCGAACTGCGCGCCTCGCAGGGTGAGATACTGGACAAGGTGTCCGTTATTGAGAGTCAAATAAAACAGGTACGTTCGGAGCGAGAAACGATAAGCGAAGAGATGCATCGCCTCGATATCCGCCTGAACACCATCGAGGCTGAACTGGGCAGTATCGGCGAGAGAATTCGGGAGGAATACGATGTCGACATAAAGGCGGTGGATGCTCCAAGTCCGGACGAAACCGTTCCCGAAGAGGAGGCACGTAAACTGCTGACCGAAAGGAAGGAAAGGCTGAAGTCCTTCGGAGCGGTAAATCTTCTGGCTCTCGAAGAATACAAGACTGCTTCGGAGAGAAAGGATTTCCTCGAGGCTCAGCTTTCGGACCTGTCGACGGCGAAGGAAGATCTCCATTCGACCATCACGAAAATCAACCAGACAGCCAGGCAACTGTTTTTGGACACCTTCAATCAGGTGAGGTTAAACTTCAAGAGCCTCTTCGTTGAGCTGTTCACGGGCGGTGAGGCAGATATCTTCCTCCGTGATCCGAGCGATCCGCTCGAATCCGACATCGAGATTATTGCCCGCCCCCGCGGGAAGAAACTGCTCGCCATCACCATGATGTCGGGCGGCGAGAGGGCGCTGACCGCGATTTCACTGCTCTTCTCGCTGTATCTGGTTAAGCCGTCGCCTTTCTGTATCCTCGACGAGATCGACGCTCCTCTTGACGACGCCAACTGCCACCGGTTCTTGCGGATTATTCGCAAATTCTCCGAGCAGACACAGTTCATCATAATCACGCACAACAAGATCAGCATGGAGGCCGCCAACAACCTTTACGGCGTCACCATGGAACAATTTGGCGTATCTAAGATCGTGGCCGTCAAGTTCACCGACGGCGACGAGGCCGAAAGTTCTGCAGATATTGTGGCGACTGACGAAGAGGTGGAAGTGGATGCCGATTCGGAGCCCGGTAACGGGCATTCGAAAGCGATTCAGCCCGAAACAGCGCCCGATAACCTCGAAGATGTCCCGCAGCGAGTCATAGAGCGATTGAACCGTCCGATTGGCACACCATCCAGCAGCGAAGACCAGCAGGATTAG
- a CDS encoding FlgD immunoglobulin-like domain containing protein: protein MNAGRYRMMVLAAAITCLAAVEIQSRGNPLMGIRAYDLWEPSATDTSEWDTIVLEDYIDLTTVNWPTNHFVLQTGTINTSFNCYGTFGDQEYARLEDWPEVAFESPPNSANEYMFVGAIWIGGILGEDTATSVGVDGWSGWDHEFHPPHYPDSGSVRLIQHAGDCALRAEFCDTILEPRAQEVHTPLGVQCILRSHVWRTPPYQDIVLYDLTVTNIQSDIINKAYVGLFCDGDVSGPFSGAYSYEDDMTGSIRAKAIAYAIDNDGDLDRGGVRKCFAVRLLASSYQFPDTNFNWWASVRSTVLIDFGPRKRGTETDPFRDFGDGTLGYPNGDRNKYYVLSHDEWDYDQVQTYSIQPDNPIWCYPPEDLAANITDGIDSRFCLSFGPIDLCPDSSLRIIFAMFTADSIHLIEDNLNYLPENVPKYLCNLDFRDMLVNAELASNLVDSVLNPLLPVTGLQITHGDWDSVVVRWDPWCFDHVKDYELYLSEVPSDSIYYPGLVPPWLRPLTFDHLPPKGRGQSPTATFTDLDPNKFYFFNVANRTGPRVGDPGDPIFLSMRQRYSAPVTDGPYALYIAGGTAELVWDRPAIADLHRYDIYMFESEKAYNARYHPFYSEKRLADKEEPVDTFFIGDSTTYFYYALEPFVSVAASDTTFTITSPVEGYCYAVTAVDKYGFESEFSESVTLLETVPRTQDIVVVTLSRINNPIFTTREWINSFYHEVLDGYDYDIYYYADTMAALEDCWDDDAECFKWTDLARYKLAILDEDWRDVALNSVYEERVMPLTKYLMSGGKLAFFGNLAGLNPFFSTLSTSKYYEQNHWFVERFFGIDSLFFYPYNYYSTRTARPYIDTCFGFIGAVSQSGEYPDLAFDTLGNLLSPFILNYWPSNTVPCVSTFRPNDMGEVTHLYRARYPETSWLDGHPVGIHTVTSEAETYLFGFHLWSTERAQARLLIDQMFGSYPATAVSSPSVELPNEFNLRQNYPNPFNPSTVIVFDLPRSSSVSLEIHNVLGQRVRTLVADRNLPAGTHTIEWDGNDGNGVRVASGVYFYTLTAGANSAHRKMLLLK from the coding sequence ATGAACGCCGGGCGTTACCGCATGATGGTGCTGGCCGCTGCCATCACCTGCCTTGCGGCCGTGGAGATTCAATCCAGAGGCAATCCGCTCATGGGAATTCGCGCCTACGACCTGTGGGAGCCATCAGCGACCGATACGAGCGAATGGGATACCATAGTTTTAGAAGACTACATCGATCTAACCACTGTGAATTGGCCGACCAATCACTTCGTTCTCCAAACTGGCACAATTAATACATCATTCAATTGTTATGGGACTTTTGGCGATCAAGAGTATGCTCGCCTTGAAGACTGGCCTGAGGTCGCATTTGAGTCCCCGCCAAATAGCGCTAATGAGTATATGTTCGTGGGAGCCATCTGGATCGGTGGGATTCTTGGGGAAGATACCGCCACTTCTGTTGGAGTTGATGGCTGGTCGGGCTGGGACCACGAATTTCACCCGCCTCATTACCCTGACAGTGGTTCCGTACGCCTTATTCAACACGCCGGAGACTGCGCGCTCAGAGCCGAGTTCTGCGATACAATTCTGGAGCCCCGCGCTCAAGAAGTTCACACACCTCTCGGCGTCCAATGTATACTTAGAAGCCACGTTTGGCGAACCCCGCCATACCAGGATATCGTGTTGTACGATTTGACGGTGACCAACATACAAAGCGACATCATCAATAAAGCATATGTCGGTCTCTTTTGTGATGGTGATGTCTCCGGTCCATTCAGCGGCGCGTACTCGTACGAAGACGATATGACCGGTAGCATTAGAGCAAAAGCGATCGCCTATGCCATCGATAACGACGGCGATCTTGATAGGGGCGGCGTCCGGAAGTGTTTTGCCGTTAGACTACTCGCCTCATCCTACCAGTTCCCTGACACCAATTTTAACTGGTGGGCGAGTGTCCGTTCAACCGTGCTAATCGATTTTGGCCCGAGAAAGCGAGGAACTGAGACTGACCCGTTCAGAGACTTTGGCGATGGTACGCTTGGCTACCCGAATGGAGACCGGAACAAGTACTATGTCTTAAGTCATGACGAGTGGGACTACGACCAGGTTCAAACCTACAGCATCCAACCGGATAATCCAATATGGTGTTATCCCCCGGAGGATCTGGCCGCTAATATTACCGACGGAATAGACTCAAGATTCTGCCTATCATTTGGACCAATAGATTTATGCCCCGACTCAAGCCTCAGGATAATATTCGCCATGTTCACCGCTGACTCAATCCACCTTATCGAGGACAATCTGAATTACCTTCCGGAAAATGTGCCCAAGTACCTTTGCAACCTGGATTTTCGAGACATGTTGGTAAATGCTGAGCTTGCATCCAACCTTGTCGACTCGGTTTTGAACCCCCTTCTTCCGGTTACAGGCCTGCAAATAACTCACGGTGATTGGGACTCGGTTGTGGTTAGATGGGATCCATGGTGTTTCGATCATGTGAAGGACTATGAGCTGTATCTCTCCGAGGTACCATCGGATTCGATATATTATCCCGGGCTGGTTCCTCCCTGGCTTCGCCCACTGACGTTTGATCACCTTCCCCCCAAGGGCAGAGGTCAAAGCCCCACCGCGACGTTTACCGATCTGGATCCGAATAAATTCTATTTTTTTAATGTCGCCAATCGCACCGGCCCAAGGGTCGGTGATCCGGGAGACCCCATATTCCTCAGTATGCGCCAGCGCTATTCCGCGCCGGTAACCGATGGCCCGTATGCTCTATATATCGCAGGTGGAACCGCTGAACTCGTCTGGGACAGGCCGGCGATTGCTGACCTCCATCGTTACGACATCTACATGTTTGAATCCGAAAAGGCTTATAACGCCAGATATCATCCCTTCTACAGCGAAAAACGCTTGGCCGATAAAGAAGAACCGGTAGACACTTTTTTCATTGGTGACTCGACGACTTACTTCTACTACGCCCTTGAGCCTTTTGTCAGCGTGGCGGCCAGCGACACCACCTTCACGATCACGTCGCCGGTCGAAGGCTACTGTTACGCGGTCACGGCGGTTGATAAGTACGGCTTCGAATCGGAGTTTTCGGAATCGGTTACACTCCTGGAGACAGTTCCTAGAACTCAGGACATAGTGGTGGTCACGTTGTCACGAATCAACAATCCCATCTTCACCACCCGCGAATGGATCAACTCGTTCTATCACGAAGTCCTCGACGGCTACGATTACGATATCTATTACTACGCCGATACTATGGCGGCGCTCGAAGATTGTTGGGACGACGATGCCGAGTGTTTCAAGTGGACCGATCTGGCTCGGTATAAATTAGCGATTCTCGATGAGGACTGGCGCGATGTCGCCCTGAACTCGGTCTACGAAGAGCGGGTCATGCCCCTGACCAAGTACCTCATGTCCGGCGGTAAACTGGCCTTTTTCGGCAATCTGGCGGGCCTCAACCCGTTTTTCTCCACTTTGAGCACATCAAAGTATTATGAACAAAACCACTGGTTTGTCGAAAGATTCTTTGGTATCGATTCGCTGTTTTTCTATCCCTACAACTATTATTCCACCCGCACTGCCAGGCCCTATATAGACACCTGTTTTGGTTTCATTGGGGCTGTATCGCAATCGGGAGAGTACCCCGACCTGGCCTTTGATACTCTGGGTAACCTGCTGAGTCCTTTCATACTCAACTACTGGCCGTCAAACACCGTGCCCTGTGTATCGACCTTCAGGCCCAATGACATGGGAGAAGTTACTCACCTGTATCGGGCCAGATATCCTGAGACCTCGTGGCTTGATGGTCATCCGGTGGGGATTCACACGGTCACGTCTGAGGCGGAGACATATCTTTTCGGGTTTCATTTGTGGAGCACCGAGCGCGCCCAGGCAAGACTTCTTATAGATCAGATGTTCGGCAGTTACCCTGCGACGGCAGTGAGCTCGCCGTCGGTGGAGTTGCCAAACGAGTTTAATCTTCGTCAGAACTATCCCAATCCATTCAATCCCTCGACGGTGATAGTTTTCGATCTTCCTCGCAGCAGTAGCGTTAGTTTGGAGATTCACAATGTTCTTGGCCAGAGGGTGCGGACTCTTGTGGCCGACAGGAACCTGCCTGCCGGTACCCATACTATTGAGTGGGACGGCAACGACGGAAATGGAGTCCGGGTTGCCTCGGGTGTATATTTCTACACCCTCACGGCGGGCGCAAACTCAGCACACAGAAAGATGCTATTGCTGAAATGA
- a CDS encoding 23S rRNA (pseudouridine(1915)-N(3))-methyltransferase RlmH has product MVKIKIIAIGKDKDTWVSDGCAHFVKLLGRWAKVEFVVVPSLKNTASLSPTLIKQKEAERLLPAITTGHVVALCDSGRKMDTSAFSKWLEGTASKSGGTITFIIGGAYGLDDRVLDKADEVLSLSSLTFSHQLVRLVLLEQLYRALSILQGTDYHK; this is encoded by the coding sequence TTGGTTAAAATCAAAATCATCGCCATCGGCAAAGACAAGGACACATGGGTATCGGATGGCTGCGCCCATTTTGTCAAGCTTCTCGGCCGATGGGCCAAAGTTGAATTCGTCGTTGTACCTTCTCTAAAAAACACCGCTTCCCTCTCCCCTACATTAATAAAGCAGAAAGAGGCCGAACGCCTTTTACCCGCCATTACCACCGGGCATGTCGTGGCGCTGTGTGATTCCGGCCGCAAGATGGATACATCGGCTTTCTCCAAATGGCTCGAAGGCACAGCCTCGAAAAGCGGCGGTACCATCACTTTCATCATCGGTGGGGCTTACGGGCTTGATGACAGAGTGTTGGACAAGGCGGATGAAGTTTTGTCGCTATCTTCGCTCACTTTTTCTCATCAGTTGGTCCGACTTGTTCTGCTGGAACAACTCTACCGTGCTCTCTCTATCCTTCAAGGCACGGACTACCATAAGTAG